In Magnetospirillum sp. XM-1, a single window of DNA contains:
- a CDS encoding glycine--tRNA ligase subunit alpha has protein sequence MGIIGGKKPSFQSLILTLQAFWAEQGCIILQPYDMEVGAGTFHPATTLRALGPEPWKCAYVQPSRRPKDGRYGENPNRLQHYYQYQVLLKPSPPNSQELYLESLRRLGIDPLAHDIRFVEDDWESPTLGAWGLGWEVWCDGMEVTQFTYFQQVGGIECDPVAVELTYGLERLAMYIQGVENVYDLDFNGDGVTYGDVFLQAEKEYSAHNFEHADTDMLLQHFLDAEKECQNLLAKGVALPAYDQCIKASHRFNLLDARGVISVTERQAYIGRVRALAKACCEGWLASRTTKGEG, from the coding sequence ATGGGCATTATCGGGGGCAAGAAGCCGAGCTTCCAAAGCCTGATCCTCACCTTGCAGGCGTTCTGGGCCGAGCAGGGCTGCATCATCCTCCAGCCCTACGACATGGAGGTGGGCGCCGGAACCTTCCATCCGGCCACCACGCTGCGCGCCTTGGGCCCCGAGCCCTGGAAGTGCGCCTATGTCCAACCGTCGCGCCGGCCCAAGGACGGCCGCTACGGCGAGAATCCCAACCGCCTGCAGCATTACTACCAGTATCAGGTGCTGCTGAAGCCCTCGCCGCCCAATTCCCAGGAACTGTACCTGGAAAGCCTGCGCCGTCTCGGCATCGACCCGCTGGCCCATGACATCCGCTTCGTCGAGGACGACTGGGAGAGCCCGACGCTGGGCGCCTGGGGCCTGGGCTGGGAAGTGTGGTGCGACGGCATGGAGGTCACCCAGTTCACCTATTTCCAGCAGGTGGGCGGCATCGAGTGCGACCCCGTCGCCGTGGAGCTGACCTACGGCCTGGAACGTCTGGCCATGTACATCCAGGGCGTCGAGAACGTCTACGACCTGGACTTCAACGGCGACGGCGTCACCTATGGCGACGTCTTCTTGCAGGCGGAGAAGGAATACTCCGCCCATAATTTCGAGCACGCCGATACCGACATGCTGCTGCAGCATTTCCTCGACGCCGAGAAGGAATGCCAGAACCTGCTGGCCAAGGGCGTGGCGCTGCCGGCTTATGACCAGTGCATCAAGGCGAGCCACCGCTTCAACCTGCTGGACGCGCGCGGCGTGATCTCGGTCACCGAGCGCCAGGCCTATATCGGCCGCGTCCGCGCGCTGGCCAAGGCCTGCTGCGAGGGCTGGCTGGCGTCCCGAACCACCAAGGGGGAGGGCTGA
- a CDS encoding cache domain-containing protein, with the protein MSNRSVSLRFRLLAIPALAALGLFAFAAVTVLTVRNGQLETRRVQIHSVVESAAKVAEAYHAKARKGEMPEEAAKAAALEAIGMIRFDGDNYLWVNDLDGKLLMHPFRPKEVGKSMLEVKDSAGKFIYRAFIESGRTGGGLVDYVGRRPGADSYDSPKLAQIIPYAPWNWGIGTGVYIDDVEAVTRAAIVKVALIALAILAVVSGVSAWIGMRIGSRVQRQARTMLRLAEGDLEVEVDLSGARDEVGEMAEAITVFKRNALEKKRLEAETAAEQQARNRRQEAIEQLTTDFNRSVEGVLHSVSASTTQLRSAAESLSHVADGTSRNAASVAAAAEQASVNVETVAAAAEEMAASQGEIASQVARSSEIAERAAADVRHIDEIVRGLSAATSRIGDIAGIINDIAAQTNLLALNATIEAARAGEAGKGFAVVAGEVKHLATQTAKATEEIGVHIQAVQDVSQETAQAVRAIGETIATVHQTASAIAAAVEEQSAATHEIARNVHEASIGTRGVTETISEVSNGAGTTGDSAKQLFETANELTSQTKELTSDVTDFLLALRQSGNRRQFERFAVGIPVTVDGRSCHSVDLSGGGACLDLDLGLAPGNAVQVLLDGGPAVRARVVLIKDGHSHLQFALDAQTQGALESRLESWRRRAA; encoded by the coding sequence ATGTCGAACAGGAGCGTATCGCTGCGGTTTCGCCTCTTGGCTATTCCGGCCCTTGCGGCGCTGGGGCTTTTCGCCTTCGCCGCCGTGACCGTGCTGACCGTGCGGAACGGCCAGCTGGAAACCCGGCGGGTGCAGATCCATTCGGTGGTGGAATCCGCCGCCAAGGTGGCCGAGGCCTACCATGCCAAGGCCAGGAAGGGCGAGATGCCCGAAGAGGCCGCCAAGGCCGCCGCCCTGGAGGCCATCGGCATGATCCGCTTCGATGGCGACAATTACCTGTGGGTCAACGATCTCGACGGCAAGCTGCTGATGCATCCCTTCCGCCCCAAGGAAGTGGGCAAGAGCATGTTGGAGGTGAAGGATTCCGCCGGCAAGTTCATCTACCGCGCCTTTATCGAAAGCGGTCGCACCGGCGGCGGGCTGGTGGATTACGTGGGGCGGCGCCCCGGGGCGGATTCCTATGATTCGCCCAAGCTGGCCCAGATCATTCCCTATGCGCCCTGGAACTGGGGGATCGGCACCGGCGTCTATATCGACGATGTGGAGGCGGTGACCCGCGCCGCCATCGTCAAGGTGGCGCTGATCGCGCTGGCCATCCTCGCCGTGGTGTCAGGGGTATCGGCCTGGATCGGCATGCGCATCGGCAGCCGCGTCCAGCGCCAGGCCCGGACCATGCTGCGTCTGGCCGAGGGCGATCTGGAGGTCGAGGTCGATCTGTCGGGTGCCCGCGACGAGGTGGGCGAGATGGCCGAGGCCATCACCGTCTTCAAGCGCAATGCCCTGGAGAAGAAGCGGCTCGAGGCCGAAACCGCCGCCGAGCAGCAGGCCCGCAACCGTCGGCAGGAGGCCATCGAGCAACTGACCACCGATTTCAACCGCAGCGTCGAGGGAGTCCTGCACTCGGTCTCGGCCTCCACCACCCAGCTGCGCTCGGCCGCTGAATCCCTCAGCCATGTGGCGGACGGCACCAGCCGCAACGCCGCCAGCGTGGCCGCCGCCGCCGAACAGGCTTCGGTCAATGTGGAGACCGTGGCGGCCGCCGCCGAGGAAATGGCCGCGTCCCAGGGCGAGATCGCCAGTCAGGTGGCTCGCTCCTCCGAGATTGCCGAGCGCGCTGCCGCCGACGTGCGGCACATCGACGAGATCGTCCGGGGCCTGTCCGCCGCCACGAGCCGGATCGGCGACATCGCCGGCATCATCAACGACATCGCTGCCCAGACCAACCTGCTGGCGCTCAACGCCACCATCGAGGCGGCCAGGGCGGGCGAGGCGGGCAAGGGCTTCGCCGTGGTGGCGGGCGAGGTCAAGCATCTGGCCACCCAGACCGCCAAGGCCACCGAGGAGATCGGCGTCCATATCCAGGCGGTGCAGGATGTCAGCCAGGAGACGGCCCAGGCGGTGCGCGCCATCGGTGAGACCATCGCCACCGTCCACCAGACCGCCTCGGCCATCGCCGCGGCGGTGGAGGAGCAGAGCGCCGCCACCCACGAGATCGCCCGCAACGTCCATGAAGCCTCCATCGGCACCCGTGGCGTCACCGAGACCATTTCCGAGGTGAGCAACGGCGCCGGGACCACGGGAGACTCCGCCAAGCAGTTGTTCGAGACCGCCAACGAGCTGACCTCGCAGACCAAGGAGCTGACCTCCGACGTCACCGACTTCCTGCTCGCCCTGCGCCAGTCGGGCAACCGGCGCCAGTTCGAACGCTTTGCCGTCGGCATTCCGGTGACGGTGGACGGGCGCTCCTGCCACTCCGTCGACCTGTCGGGTGGCGGCGCCTGTCTCGACCTGGATCTCGGCTTGGCGCCGGGCAACGCCGTCCAGGTCCTGCTCGACGGCGGACCGGCGGTTCGCGCCCGTGTGGTGCTGATCAAGGACGGCCACAGCCATCTCCAGTTCGCTCTGGATGCCCAGACCCAAGGAGCCCTCGAGAGCCGTCTGGAATCGTGGCGCCGCCGGGCGGCATGA
- a CDS encoding crotonase/enoyl-CoA hydratase family protein: MTESVLCEVSGNIATITLNRPEKLNAISYDLVDTMMALLDALEADEMVAAVIITGAGERAFSAGADIHEFSRGVEAGGEKAMRDFVRRGQAMTARLEAFGKPIIAAVNGIAYGGGCEITEAVHLAVASERAMFAKPEIKLGMPPTFGGTQRLPRLAGRKRALELLLTGDPFKPARALELGLVNAVVPHDTLMAAARHLAGRIIRHSPLATRAVINAVTRGINLPIAEGLAVEGEQFARMIPTFDLREGLDAWIGHRVPVYKGA, translated from the coding sequence ATGACCGAAAGTGTCCTTTGCGAGGTGAGCGGCAACATCGCCACAATCACCCTCAACCGTCCGGAAAAGCTCAACGCCATCAGCTACGACCTTGTCGACACGATGATGGCCCTGCTCGACGCCCTGGAGGCCGACGAGATGGTCGCCGCCGTGATCATCACCGGGGCCGGCGAGCGGGCCTTCTCGGCCGGGGCCGACATTCACGAATTCTCGAGGGGCGTCGAAGCGGGCGGCGAGAAGGCCATGCGCGACTTCGTCCGCCGGGGCCAGGCCATGACCGCCCGCCTGGAAGCCTTCGGCAAGCCCATCATCGCCGCGGTCAACGGCATCGCCTATGGCGGCGGCTGCGAGATCACCGAGGCGGTGCATTTGGCCGTCGCCAGCGAGCGGGCCATGTTCGCCAAGCCGGAGATCAAGCTGGGCATGCCGCCCACCTTCGGCGGCACCCAGCGCCTGCCCCGCCTGGCCGGGCGCAAGCGGGCGCTGGAACTGCTGCTGACCGGCGATCCGTTCAAGCCGGCCCGCGCCCTGGAACTGGGGCTGGTCAACGCCGTGGTGCCCCACGACACCCTGATGGCCGCCGCCCGCCATCTGGCCGGGCGCATCATCCGCCACTCGCCGCTGGCGACGCGGGCGGTGATCAACGCGGTGACGCGGGGCATCAACCTGCCCATTGCCGAGGGGCTGGCGGTGGAAGGCGAGCAATTCGCCCGCATGATCCCCACCTTCGACCTGCGCGAAGGCCTCGACGCCTGGATCGGCCACCGGGTCCCGGTCTATAAAGGAGCATGA
- the gcvA gene encoding transcriptional regulator GcvA: MAYRLPPLNSLRLFEAAGRHLSFKLAAEELNLTPSAVSHSIASLEDWLGVPLFARGHRSLALTTAGRAYLPRIRDVLQQLAGATESVPGRKPTGRLSVSVAPSFGLRWLIPGLPRFHERHPHIEVRLDTARRQVEFPRDGIDVAVRMGQGGWQDLYSLCLTMEDLVPVCAPEMAAQIRTPEDLKGKTLLQVSSISEDWAAWADLAGVEGLDLDRGLRLDTLHMAWEAASQGVGVALGRLPLAAPDLDSGRLVPVLGPPRRCRTGYWLVAGRESLARPEVVAFRNWLREELKDHAPPI, translated from the coding sequence ATGGCCTACCGACTTCCTCCGCTGAATTCCCTTCGCCTGTTCGAGGCCGCCGGCCGGCATCTCAGCTTCAAGCTGGCCGCCGAGGAGCTGAACCTCACCCCCAGCGCCGTCAGCCACTCCATCGCCTCGCTGGAGGATTGGCTGGGCGTGCCGCTGTTCGCCCGCGGGCACCGCTCGCTGGCCTTGACCACCGCCGGGCGGGCCTATCTGCCCCGTATCCGCGACGTGCTGCAGCAATTGGCCGGGGCCACCGAATCGGTGCCGGGGCGCAAGCCCACCGGCCGGCTGTCGGTGAGCGTGGCGCCCAGCTTCGGGCTGCGCTGGCTGATTCCCGGCCTGCCCCGTTTCCACGAGCGCCATCCCCATATCGAGGTGAGGCTGGACACCGCCAGACGCCAGGTGGAGTTTCCCCGCGACGGCATCGACGTGGCGGTCCGCATGGGGCAGGGGGGCTGGCAGGATCTCTACAGCCTGTGCCTGACCATGGAGGATCTGGTGCCGGTCTGCGCCCCCGAGATGGCCGCGCAGATCCGCACCCCCGAGGATCTGAAGGGCAAGACGCTGTTGCAGGTGAGCAGCATCTCCGAGGACTGGGCCGCCTGGGCCGATCTGGCCGGGGTGGAGGGTCTGGATCTCGATCGCGGGCTCAGGCTCGACACCTTGCACATGGCCTGGGAGGCCGCCTCCCAGGGGGTGGGGGTGGCGCTGGGCCGCCTACCGCTGGCCGCCCCCGACCTGGACAGCGGGCGGCTGGTGCCCGTGCTGGGGCCGCCGCGCCGCTGCCGTACCGGCTATTGGCTGGTGGCGGGCCGGGAATCGCTCGCCCGGCCCGAGGTGGTCGCCTTCCGCAACTGGCTGCGGGAGGAGTTGAAGGATCACGCCCCTCCGATATGA
- a CDS encoding bacteriohemerythrin has product MAIAWDETLKVGDIEIDADHKELIGLINDFEAKAKAPDGVDKHAIQVTLERLQLYAYDHFAREEYIQAVAKYDGLEENKRQHAALRKTLGDYIAKFNAGQYTDLGVAAGEMSAFLNHWLMNHILETDLKMKGKMKVEQWR; this is encoded by the coding sequence ATGGCCATTGCTTGGGATGAAACATTAAAGGTCGGCGATATCGAGATCGACGCCGATCACAAGGAACTCATCGGACTGATCAACGATTTCGAAGCCAAGGCCAAGGCCCCGGACGGCGTCGACAAGCACGCCATCCAGGTGACGCTGGAACGCCTTCAGCTCTACGCCTACGACCACTTCGCCCGCGAGGAATACATCCAGGCGGTGGCCAAGTATGACGGCCTGGAAGAGAACAAGCGCCAGCACGCCGCGCTCAGAAAGACGCTGGGCGACTACATCGCCAAGTTCAACGCCGGCCAGTACACTGACCTGGGCGTCGCCGCCGGCGAGATGTCGGCCTTCCTGAACCACTGGCTGATGAACCACATCCTGGAAACCGACCTCAAGATGAAGGGCAAGATGAAGGTCGAGCAGTGGCGTTAA
- a CDS encoding glutathione S-transferase N-terminal domain-containing protein: MIDLYYWTTPNGHKITIFLEESGLPYRIKPVNISKGEQFQPDFLRISPNNRMPAIVDDDPADGGAPLSVFESGAILVYLAEKCGRFLPADPRGRATTLQWLFWQMGGLGPMLGQNHHFVQYAPEKIPYAIDRYVKETNRLYGVLDRRLAEAEFMAGEYSIADMASYPWIVPWERQGQNLDDFPHLKRWFNAIAARPAVQRAYARADEVNTQRVVTDEAKKVLFGQTAASLPGKP, encoded by the coding sequence ATGATCGACCTTTACTACTGGACCACGCCCAACGGGCATAAGATCACCATCTTCCTGGAAGAATCCGGCCTGCCCTACCGCATCAAGCCGGTCAACATCTCCAAGGGCGAGCAGTTCCAGCCGGACTTCCTGCGCATCTCGCCCAACAACCGCATGCCGGCCATCGTCGATGACGACCCCGCCGACGGCGGCGCACCGCTCAGCGTCTTTGAATCCGGCGCCATCCTGGTCTACCTCGCCGAGAAATGCGGCCGCTTCCTGCCCGCCGACCCGCGCGGCCGGGCGACAACGCTGCAATGGCTGTTCTGGCAGATGGGAGGCCTCGGCCCCATGCTCGGCCAGAACCACCACTTCGTCCAATACGCCCCGGAAAAGATTCCCTACGCCATCGACCGCTACGTCAAGGAGACCAACCGCCTCTACGGCGTGCTCGACCGACGTCTGGCCGAGGCCGAGTTCATGGCGGGCGAGTACTCCATCGCCGACATGGCCTCCTATCCCTGGATCGTGCCGTGGGAGCGCCAGGGCCAGAACCTGGACGACTTCCCCCACCTCAAGCGCTGGTTCAACGCCATCGCCGCCCGCCCGGCGGTGCAACGCGCCTATGCCCGCGCCGACGAGGTCAACACCCAGCGGGTGGTCACCGACGAGGCAAAGAAGGTGCTGTTCGGACAAACCGCCGCCTCCCTGCCCGGAAAGCCGTGA
- a CDS encoding methyl-accepting chemotaxis protein — translation MTWLDDRRIGTKIGLIVAAAFVGMCLIFLGALQVLNGEVLGGRKAKVKDLVDSAAGIIAAYEAEAKAGRLPEAEAKTAAKRDIAALRYGDNDYFWIHDLAGRMVMHPIKPELDGKDVSDLKDATDHPLFVRMNELVKAKGADFHYYDWPKPGSPKPVRKVSYVKLNSSWGWVVGTGIYLDDVDAAFWSTALYFGGGVLALTVLVLALSMLVARRITRPLVNLSHVMDGLSKKEFDMEVPALARKDEVGDMARTVEIFKEGLIRAEQLAAEQREAEWTKDKRARVVDNLLKEFNEEVTEALQAMAATAGELESTSRVLSEAAQGASTQATAVASAIEETAVNMRTAANSAEQLAISGEDISQRVGTSVSIAGDASVEAGRTTALINSLAEAVDKIGAVVALINDIAAQTNLLALNATIEAARAGDAGKGFAVVANEVKTLANQTARATDEIATQISTVQKVTGDAVAAIASISAVIERIREASSGIADAVHQQDEATGEIAENVQQVAQATTEVSSNIVGVNQAAEQTEKIADDVLDTAKNVAGRANTLRERVDTFLTSIRAS, via the coding sequence ATGACGTGGCTTGATGACCGGCGGATTGGAACAAAAATCGGATTGATCGTGGCGGCGGCCTTCGTCGGCATGTGCCTGATCTTCCTCGGCGCCCTTCAGGTGCTGAACGGCGAGGTGTTGGGCGGGCGCAAGGCCAAGGTCAAGGACCTGGTGGACAGCGCCGCCGGCATCATCGCCGCCTACGAGGCCGAGGCGAAGGCCGGACGCCTGCCCGAGGCCGAGGCCAAGACGGCGGCCAAGCGCGACATCGCCGCCCTGCGCTACGGCGACAACGACTACTTCTGGATCCACGATCTGGCGGGGCGCATGGTCATGCACCCCATCAAGCCGGAACTGGACGGCAAGGACGTCAGCGACCTGAAGGACGCCACCGACCACCCCCTGTTCGTGCGCATGAACGAGCTGGTCAAGGCCAAGGGCGCCGACTTCCATTACTACGACTGGCCCAAGCCCGGTTCGCCTAAGCCCGTGCGCAAGGTGTCCTACGTCAAACTGAACTCCAGCTGGGGATGGGTGGTCGGCACCGGCATCTACCTGGACGACGTGGACGCGGCCTTCTGGTCCACCGCGCTCTATTTCGGCGGCGGCGTCCTGGCGCTGACCGTCCTGGTCCTGGCCCTGTCCATGCTGGTGGCGCGCCGCATCACCCGCCCGTTGGTCAATCTGTCCCATGTCATGGACGGCCTGTCGAAGAAGGAATTCGACATGGAGGTCCCCGCCCTGGCCCGCAAGGACGAAGTGGGCGACATGGCCCGCACGGTGGAGATCTTCAAGGAAGGCCTGATCCGCGCCGAGCAGCTGGCGGCCGAGCAGCGCGAGGCCGAGTGGACCAAGGACAAGCGGGCCCGCGTGGTCGACAACCTGCTGAAGGAATTCAACGAGGAGGTCACCGAAGCCCTGCAGGCCATGGCGGCCACCGCCGGCGAGCTGGAATCCACCTCGCGCGTGCTGTCGGAGGCCGCCCAGGGCGCCTCGACCCAGGCGACCGCGGTGGCCTCGGCCATCGAGGAGACCGCCGTCAACATGCGCACGGCGGCCAATTCGGCGGAGCAGCTGGCTATTTCCGGCGAGGATATCAGCCAGCGCGTCGGCACCTCGGTGAGCATCGCCGGCGACGCCTCGGTCGAGGCCGGGCGCACCACCGCGCTGATCAACAGCCTGGCCGAGGCGGTGGACAAGATCGGCGCCGTGGTCGCACTGATCAACGACATCGCCGCCCAGACCAACCTCCTGGCCCTGAACGCCACCATCGAAGCGGCGCGCGCCGGCGACGCCGGCAAGGGCTTCGCCGTGGTGGCCAACGAGGTGAAGACCCTGGCCAACCAGACGGCCAGGGCCACCGACGAGATCGCCACCCAGATCTCCACCGTCCAGAAAGTCACCGGCGACGCCGTCGCCGCCATCGCCTCCATCTCAGCGGTGATCGAGCGGATCCGGGAGGCGTCGTCGGGAATCGCCGACGCCGTCCACCAGCAGGACGAAGCCACCGGCGAGATCGCCGAGAACGTTCAGCAAGTTGCCCAGGCGACAACCGAGGTCAGTTCGAATATCGTAGGTGTCAATCAGGCCGCCGAGCAGACGGAGAAGATCGCCGACGACGTGCTCGACACGGCCAAGAACGTCGCGGGGCGCGCCAACACTCTTCGCGAACGGGTGGACACCTTCCTGACCAGCATCCGGGCATCCTAG
- a CDS encoding lipid asymmetry maintenance protein MlaB, whose amino-acid sequence MQYALKSNGNTAQLTISGTLTFAQAPLFPKVLAELEAARDVTNLTIALNGLNFIDSTGMSLFVHIYDASQSRNLHVAIQGAVGPVAAAMERAAFKTLFEFK is encoded by the coding sequence ATGCAATACGCGCTCAAGAGCAACGGCAATACGGCCCAGCTGACCATCAGCGGGACCCTGACCTTCGCCCAGGCCCCGCTTTTTCCCAAGGTCCTGGCCGAGTTGGAAGCCGCACGGGACGTGACCAACCTGACCATCGCCCTGAACGGCCTGAACTTCATCGATTCAACCGGCATGAGCCTGTTCGTGCATATCTACGACGCCTCGCAAAGCCGGAATCTCCACGTCGCCATCCAGGGTGCCGTCGGGCCGGTGGCGGCCGCCATGGAGCGCGCCGCCTTCAAGACTCTTTTCGAGTTCAAGTGA
- a CDS encoding ATP-binding protein, which produces MSRAHASPTIVSRTAGKRGLGRFGRLAAAGLLPLRTDEHGHCLVLFEGAGAASVEDILCPPASWAIDLDCSSPDEGLRRLPARLLLRASTLAAVNHDLVGVLIAALVQRLPRAEALALDLRLALQEAVGNAVMHGNLCLDGRLRSSREGLSLFTQTMQRRLEDPRFAHRPVTIAADWNHTHLVIRVEDRGRGFQPPAVSLPVMPKACSGRGIGQIRALCQRVSFTRNGRRISMRFCLPSET; this is translated from the coding sequence GTGAGCCGGGCCCACGCATCGCCGACCATTGTAAGCCGGACCGCGGGCAAGCGCGGCCTCGGGCGTTTCGGCCGTCTGGCCGCCGCCGGGCTGCTGCCGTTGCGCACCGACGAGCACGGGCATTGCCTCGTGCTGTTCGAAGGCGCCGGAGCGGCCAGTGTCGAGGATATCCTCTGCCCGCCGGCGTCGTGGGCCATCGACCTGGATTGCTCTTCCCCCGACGAGGGATTGCGGCGCCTACCCGCCCGGCTGCTGCTGCGCGCGTCCACGCTCGCCGCCGTCAACCACGATCTGGTCGGCGTGCTGATCGCCGCATTGGTCCAGCGCCTGCCGCGGGCCGAGGCCCTGGCCTTGGACCTGCGCCTCGCCCTGCAGGAAGCGGTGGGCAACGCCGTCATGCACGGCAATCTCTGTCTCGACGGGCGCCTGCGGAGCAGCCGCGAAGGGCTCAGCCTCTTCACCCAGACCATGCAGCGCCGCCTGGAGGACCCCCGCTTCGCCCACCGGCCGGTGACCATCGCCGCCGATTGGAACCACACCCATCTGGTGATAAGGGTCGAGGATCGCGGCCGGGGCTTCCAGCCGCCCGCCGTGTCGCTTCCCGTCATGCCGAAAGCCTGCAGCGGACGCGGCATCGGCCAGATCCGCGCCCTGTGCCAGCGGGTCTCCTTCACCCGCAACGGCCGGCGCATTTCCATGCGCTTTTGCCTGCCGTCCGAGACCTAG
- a CDS encoding PP2C family protein-serine/threonine phosphatase gives MDRLDEGSIDLTGARVLVVEDNEMNRVFACAVLESMGLLNVECARNGREGLDKVETFEPDIVLLDLMMPVMNGEEFLAALRADPRRRALPVLVLSAVVDQTTRNALFAAGANDYIAKPIDRRELVARVEVHLRSHLALADLRRYRDRLAVDLRMARGMQNALLPGSEQMRDMRRRYGLAIDAAFSPSSELGGDLWGLAPVDDHRLALYTVDFSGHGVAASINTFRLHLLLQDLEAQMGDPGAALEKINLALKQLLPRGQFATMTLAVVDCAARTLSLVNCGGPAPILVEPGGEPRLVGGVGLPLGISQTARYQTEVLPFPPGSQLSLYSDALIDASDVSGKPLGEHWVVDLVRDVLSPDPGEMVAGVMAGFAARSPGEFADDVTWVQLVG, from the coding sequence GTGGACAGGCTGGACGAGGGGAGCATCGACCTGACCGGGGCCCGGGTTCTGGTTGTCGAGGACAACGAGATGAATCGGGTCTTCGCCTGCGCCGTGCTGGAAAGCATGGGGCTCCTGAATGTGGAGTGCGCCCGCAACGGCCGCGAAGGTCTGGACAAGGTCGAAACCTTCGAGCCGGACATCGTTCTGCTCGACCTGATGATGCCGGTGATGAACGGCGAGGAATTCCTGGCGGCGCTGCGGGCCGACCCGCGCCGCCGCGCCCTGCCGGTGCTGGTGCTGTCGGCGGTGGTCGACCAGACAACCCGCAACGCCCTGTTCGCCGCCGGCGCCAACGACTATATCGCCAAGCCCATCGACCGCCGGGAACTGGTGGCCCGCGTCGAGGTTCACCTGCGCAGCCACCTTGCCCTGGCCGATCTGCGCCGCTATCGCGACCGGCTGGCGGTGGATTTGCGCATGGCGCGCGGCATGCAGAACGCCCTGCTGCCCGGTTCCGAGCAGATGCGGGACATGCGCCGGCGCTATGGCCTGGCCATCGATGCGGCGTTCAGCCCGTCTTCCGAACTGGGAGGCGACCTGTGGGGGCTGGCGCCGGTGGACGACCATCGCCTGGCGCTCTATACCGTGGACTTTTCCGGCCACGGCGTGGCGGCGTCCATCAACACCTTCCGCCTGCACCTGCTGCTGCAGGACCTGGAAGCCCAGATGGGCGACCCCGGAGCCGCGCTGGAAAAGATCAACCTCGCCCTGAAGCAATTGCTGCCGCGCGGCCAGTTCGCCACCATGACCCTGGCGGTGGTCGATTGCGCCGCCCGCACGCTGTCCCTGGTCAATTGCGGCGGGCCGGCCCCCATCCTGGTGGAGCCGGGTGGGGAGCCGCGCCTGGTGGGCGGCGTCGGCTTGCCCTTGGGGATCAGCCAGACGGCCCGCTACCAGACCGAGGTGCTGCCGTTTCCGCCCGGCAGTCAGCTGTCGTTGTACAGCGACGCCCTGATCGACGCCTCCGACGTCTCCGGCAAGCCGCTGGGCGAGCACTGGGTGGTGGATCTGGTGCGCGACGTACTAAGCCCCGATCCCGGCGAAATGGTGGCGGGGGTGATGGCCGGCTTCGCCGCCCGCTCACCGGGCGAGTTCGCCGACGACGTCACCTGGGTTCAGTTGGTCGGCTGA